In a single window of the Arachis hypogaea cultivar Tifrunner chromosome 6, arahy.Tifrunner.gnm2.J5K5, whole genome shotgun sequence genome:
- the LOC112697197 gene encoding B2 protein isoform X2 encodes MEGMHSFWQLGDELRGHSKSSEDHKWLMVASKLAEQTRSKGERVNNLDLSKGAIEPKPRDKFGFQEENKFDTLNLSMLNLDSKVTENVSKSSLRNSAYNINAVYHKSNANLVGNLNSNKYSANIPHNKESNNNSNINNNNENNSNAADKRFKTLPAAETLPRNEVLGGYIFVCNNDTMQEDLKRQLFGLPPRYRDSVRAITPGLPLFLYNYTTHQLHGIFEAASFGGSNIDPTAWEDKKCKGESRFPAQVRIRVRKVCKALEEDAFRPVLHHYDGPKFRLELSVPETLDLMDLCEQAGSAA; translated from the exons ATGGAGGGCATGCATAGCTTCTGGCAATTGGGTGATGAACTTCGTGGTCACTCAAAGTCATCTGAGGATCACAAATGGTTGATGGTTGCTTCTAAATTGGCTGAGCAGACAAGATCAAAGGGAGAACGAGTGAATAACTTAGATCTCTCAAAGGGCGCTATTGAACCAAAGCCAAGAGATAAATTTGGGTTCCAGGAGGAGAACAAGTTTGACACACTTAACTTAAGCATGCTAAATCTGGACTCGAAAGTTACTGAAAATGTGAGCAAAAGCTCGCTACGGAACAGTGCTTACAATATTAATGCTGTGTACCACAAAAGCAATGCAAACTTGGTGGGAAACTTGAACAGCAACAAGTATAGTGCTAATATTCCGCACAACAAAGAGTCCAACAATAACAGCAATatcaataacaacaatgaaaACAATTCAAATGCAGCTGACAAAAGGTTTAAGACCCTACCTGCAGCAGAGACACTCCCACGTAATGAAGTGCTTGGGGGATACATCTTTGTCTGCAATAATGACACAATGCAGGAAGACCTCAAACGTCAGCTATTTG GTTTGCCTCCAAGATATCGAGATTCTGTTCGGGCCATAACACCAGGATTACCTCTTTTTCTGTATAACTATACTACTCACCAACTGCATGGCATTTTTGAG GCAGCAAGTTTTGGTGGTTCTAACATAGATCCAACTGCATGGGAGGACAAAAAGTGCAAAGGCGAGTCAAGGTTCCCAGCTCAG GTGAGAATCCGTGTCAGGAAAGTCTGTAAGGCATTGGAGGAAGACGCATTCAGGCCAGTGTTGCATCACTATGATGGTCCAAAGTTTCGTCTTGAGCTGTCAGTTCCAGAG ACTCTGGATTTGATGGATCTATGTGAACAAGCTGGTTCGGCTGCATAA
- the LOC112697197 gene encoding uncharacterized protein isoform X1 gives MGTFVNPKYVELISFFPFSHSLSHSRLRGSQRSRKRFVLLGFHKMEGMHSFWQLGDELRGHSKSSEDHKWLMVASKLAEQTRSKGERVNNLDLSKGAIEPKPRDKFGFQEENKFDTLNLSMLNLDSKVTENVSKSSLRNSAYNINAVYHKSNANLVGNLNSNKYSANIPHNKESNNNSNINNNNENNSNAADKRFKTLPAAETLPRNEVLGGYIFVCNNDTMQEDLKRQLFGLPPRYRDSVRAITPGLPLFLYNYTTHQLHGIFEAASFGGSNIDPTAWEDKKCKGESRFPAQVRIRVRKVCKALEEDAFRPVLHHYDGPKFRLELSVPETLDLMDLCEQAGSAA, from the exons ATGGGCACTTTTGTAAATCCAAAATACGTAGAACTTATAAGCTTCTTtcccttctctcattctctctctcacTCGCGTCTTCGAGGTTCTCAGCGAAGTCGTAAAAG GTTTGTGTTGTTAGGGTTTCACAAGATGGAGGGCATGCATAGCTTCTGGCAATTGGGTGATGAACTTCGTGGTCACTCAAAGTCATCTGAGGATCACAAATGGTTGATGGTTGCTTCTAAATTGGCTGAGCAGACAAGATCAAAGGGAGAACGAGTGAATAACTTAGATCTCTCAAAGGGCGCTATTGAACCAAAGCCAAGAGATAAATTTGGGTTCCAGGAGGAGAACAAGTTTGACACACTTAACTTAAGCATGCTAAATCTGGACTCGAAAGTTACTGAAAATGTGAGCAAAAGCTCGCTACGGAACAGTGCTTACAATATTAATGCTGTGTACCACAAAAGCAATGCAAACTTGGTGGGAAACTTGAACAGCAACAAGTATAGTGCTAATATTCCGCACAACAAAGAGTCCAACAATAACAGCAATatcaataacaacaatgaaaACAATTCAAATGCAGCTGACAAAAGGTTTAAGACCCTACCTGCAGCAGAGACACTCCCACGTAATGAAGTGCTTGGGGGATACATCTTTGTCTGCAATAATGACACAATGCAGGAAGACCTCAAACGTCAGCTATTTG GTTTGCCTCCAAGATATCGAGATTCTGTTCGGGCCATAACACCAGGATTACCTCTTTTTCTGTATAACTATACTACTCACCAACTGCATGGCATTTTTGAG GCAGCAAGTTTTGGTGGTTCTAACATAGATCCAACTGCATGGGAGGACAAAAAGTGCAAAGGCGAGTCAAGGTTCCCAGCTCAG GTGAGAATCCGTGTCAGGAAAGTCTGTAAGGCATTGGAGGAAGACGCATTCAGGCCAGTGTTGCATCACTATGATGGTCCAAAGTTTCGTCTTGAGCTGTCAGTTCCAGAG ACTCTGGATTTGATGGATCTATGTGAACAAGCTGGTTCGGCTGCATAA